In the genome of Osmerus mordax isolate fOsmMor3 chromosome 10, fOsmMor3.pri, whole genome shotgun sequence, the window GTTGATAACCTTGGTTAAGAGTCGGCTCTCTTTTCCGGTGTGTAGATAACCCTGGACGTGCTTATTGACATGGGCCACAAGGAGCTGAAGGATATTGGCATCATCGCCTATGGCCACAGGCACAAGATCATTAAAGGAGTGGAGAGGCTCATCAGCGGTCCTCAGAGTACGCTTCATTCCCGTCTTATCTATTCAGCTCTCATTCATTCCTTATTCATTTGTTGTGGTTATCGTATTAAGATTTAAAGGAGCAGGCTGAGTGTTGGAGGACAATCATCCGACACTACAGCTCAGTAACAGATGCCTGTTCCCATCTCAGATCAAACGGGCTCAGACGTGCTTTGGTTTTGATAGGATAGCTCTGTGCCTTTCATGCTTCTGAGAGAGACATAgtgaaagaacgagagagatggcaagaaagagaaggatagtaagttacagagtgtgtgtgtttcagaggaatattaacgtgagtgtgtgtgcattaggtTTGAACCCATACCTGACCTTGAACACAGCCAACAGTGGGACCATCCTTATCGACCTAGCGACGGACGACAAGGAATTCCAGTCCGTGGAGCAGGAGGTAAGATGGGTCACATAGCTGAATACCACCAACATACATGGACTGTCAACACAGTTCTGGCATGTTAATGGTGTGATTAGCCACATGAGTGTCACATGGTtgattgtttgtctgtgtgtaaacAGATGCAGAGTACAGTGAGGGAACACAGGGATGGGGGCCATGCAGGAGGGGTCTTCAGCAGATACAACATTGTCAAGGTACATGCCAGTGATGTACCCATAGCCATTTAGGCTCTGCCTTATTGGCACCACTTCGTTGTGGCATCTAACGAGGCATTCTCCATTTCTGTTTTGAATTCTTGTACTTCCTTTAAGTGTGGACAGATTTCTGGTGAAACGCTCGTTAGCCGTGTTCTCTATGCCAAGAGAGGTTTGTTACTGAAGTAGCTTTCAGTGACAATGCTATAATTGGAAAGCACAAAGGCGTAAAATGGCAAAACTCTCAAGCTatggctgctctctccttcagTAGTCTCACTCTTTCACGTTGGCTGTTCAGATCCAGAAGGTGTGTAACAAGAAGCTATGGGAGAGGTACACCCACCGGCGCAGGGAGGTGTCGGAGgagaaccacaaccactccaacGAGCGCATGCTGTTCCACGGTGAGACCCCCCAGAGCCTGATCCTGAAGGAAAGTTCCCTCCCGGAGAACCTTGTTCCATTTCTTCTTCAAATCCTTGTTCTCTCTGCCCCGACGCAGGTTCGCCATTCGTTAACGCCATCATCCACAAGGGCTTCGACGAGAGGCACGCGTACATCGGAGGCATGTTCGGGGCAGGGATCTACTTTGCGGAGAACTCGTCCAAGAGTAACCAGTACGTGTACGGGATAGGAGGCGGGACGGGGTGTCCGCTGCACAAGGACCGATCCTGCCACATCTGCCAGAGGTAAACAACCAACCGAGACTTTCGATGTCGTTGCCGTTCATGtcgttgtgtttttgttgttgaggtGTTTAGATCACCATAGCATTGCTgatttgttgggggggggggttgtgtccaGGCACCTATTGTTCTGCAGGGTGACTCTTGGGAAGTCCTTCCTTCAGTTCAGCGCCATGAAGATGGCCCACTCCCCCCCTGGACACCACTCGGTCACGGGGAGACCCAGCGTCAATGGCCTGGCCCTCGCAGAGTACGTCATCTACAGGGGAGAGCAGGTAATGgaccattcctctcctctcttctcctctcctttccacttctacctttcctctcttctactGTCCTTtctacttctccctctcctttccattCCTGTCCGGTTGTCTCCTCTCCCGTCTCTAATATGGGCATAAAGGTTTGAGCTGATCCTCATGCAgtgctctctgcctcctcaggCTTACCCAGAGTACCTGATCACCTACCAGATCATGCAACCAGACTCCTCTACAGATGGGTGAggcgtgagagaggaggagaccaacATTACCAGAGAACCACtgtacagaagaagaagaagctgtTGAGTTGTTACCACGCCTGCCGGCTTGGGAGATCCCTTTATTTGCTTTTGAGATCATTACTCATGATGAGCATTTGCTGGAGTCTGCCTGGACAGCTAGAAGGTTTGTGCGATTTTTCTATTGGTTCAGCTGAGTCAGTCAAACTCAGTCAAGCACAGATCAATATGAAGAGATTGCAAAGACTGATTGAGGTAAGTCTGGTTATCAGTAATGAGCCTCTGCATTGGCTAACAGGCATTCTGTACTATTACCTGCATGCAAACATAACATATTTAAACAGTGTATACTGTCAAATGTTTGTATGatttgtaaatgtttgtttgttttattcatGTAAGCACTTTATTAATTAATTGTGTGGAGTTGTGTCATGGTGTGAATGTTTATTTAGTCTTTTATTTAATATAATTTTTACAATGTACAATTGTAGCATCTCTATTCAGGGGTCTGTTAACAATCTAACACGCTGTAATACTACTTTCCCAAACGGTGTTCTTTATGTGGTACCGCACAGTACAGTGTATTTTTTAGTCTACATAATTAAATGTATacatctttttcttttcttttttcaagcATGGtcatttattgtttttttttggtctggACATTGAGGACACTGCCTAAGGGTCGTGTTTTAATGTTTTCTACTGAAGCAGCTACTGATATCTACATTCTCATTAAATTTCTGCTTGTTCCGGATTGTCCTCCATTGTTAGTGCAGGGGTCATTATCCAATCATgggaatattgtttgtttaaaagTCACCATAATGTAGCAGGATCCAAAAATTCTGACTTTCATACAACACCTGTTCATTGAGTACAGAGGATTTGGTGAGACTAAGTGCAATAGGGTCATGAATGTCTCGTTGTTTGCTGATTTGGTTCAATGGTGGAATCTTCCTATCTTCCTCTACGTATGGTATTTGTTATGGCTGTACGTAGATAAGGTCCAGTACAGCTCAATCTCTCTATGCACTAGGCCTGAGAGTCCAGATATATGGTAGGTTACACTATCTCAACATGGTTTCATTTAATATACATGCCTGTAGAAAGACTAGAATGTGGGCAGAATGAAGAGAGAACTATTTAGTTTTGACGGCACCATTTATATAAAATGTAAAGCTGTACATTGGCATTGCATCATGTCATGTTCTCTGAAATGCCTGTTCTTCCTGCATGGTATACTGTGTGGTTATTGTGTCATATTTAAGAGGTGTCTGCTTCTATTGCAGCTTGGATGTACAGTACAACTTCATCATGGATGGCAGAACTGTGGGTGGAGGTAATCTATCCCACGCCATCAGCCACatagaaaataaacaacaaTCTTTGTGAATTATCTCTTTTTGTCAGTTGTCTGGTTGTATTTATTAATTCAAATAATGACTGTAAAATGTTGTTGTACATGTAGAAAGTCTACATGTAGTACATGTAGAAAGTCTACATGTACAAAACCACAAATAGATGGTATTAAATAGTACTGTTATATGTAAAATGTTTAAAATACGTGGTTAAAAAAATTCTGAGAAGCAGGAGTAATTGCAATATTCATAGACTGAACAATTGTTCCTAAGAGGGATCATTATTACTCCCAATCCAATGTGTTTGACAGCAGGGCATTTCTTAGTCTCTTTCTGTACGAAGACTTGACAAATCcatgaaatatacatttatattaaAGATTAAAGATAACTCCACGGTATTTGAGAGAAAACTGTCCATGTGGTTTTTAATGCAAGGAAGATCAATATTCTTAGCCTGTCTAGTTGGGTAATTATGGAACTGTAAATTGTTAACAAATAATATCTAAAACTATACTAACATACATACAGTAGATTACTGTCTATTTCAGTTAAGACTTTAGTAGATATTGGATTAGAGGTGTCAGTACCAGTAGATGTCACTGTTTtccaattacagtttttcttgaTTGCTATTGTTTGAAACAGAAGTCACTTTTTTCAACAGTTAACAAGCAGCAAAGAGCAAAGACTCTGAAAACAAACTATACATGACACAAAATCAACTACCTTAATTCAAATTTACAACTTACAAGGTTTTTCAATAAATCATTGCAAAATGGCAGAATAAATTTGAACTGCAACAAtcaacacaccctaacacagtcGACCGTCTTTAGTGTCCGTCATTTGTTGATACTATAATTACAGTATACACTTAAAAATAATTGTAGATTTGTCACCCATTCGGTGgttattttaaatgtttatgtATTATTTTTTGACAAAATATGACTTCTATCTTTTCATGTTGACCTTTACAAATTCCATGCAGTGATTAGAGGAGATTATTTTTTCCCTCCAGCTTCATCCATTTCCATTTGTATATCAAATCATTGTAAAAAGTCAGCAGCAGTTTGATAGTTTCATGCAGACCTCAGTCTAAAATAGCGCCGGGAACCCTATATCCAATGGCTTACTACTACCTGATTAGGCGATTGTACTGAAGTGTAACTGTGTCCTCTACTCTGCAGACTGGTGATTGAGATTTGAATCGAATGAAATGACTTTTTTTGCTGTCTTGACATGTGGCTGACTGACACATTGTCAACAAATGAACAAATGCCTGGCTGGTTCTCTCAATAATTGACAGCCTCAAttcaacattttacatttaaagtGTACTGTGTCCTACCCAGCTTTCCCACCCATTGTGAGGAGAAGGGCAATTATCTAACTGTTACTGCAGTTTTAAAGTCCCTCTCTAACAGCAAACCCCCCAGACAGTTATGATACATGTGCTACTTGTTCTATAATCTCAGCCTACGTTTTAGGCTCCATAGACAGTGATTGAAAAAGAGGAGCACTAAAAGCTTTCCCCAACTCTCCTCTGCTGAATTCACATATGACCTCAAGGAGAAGTGGGGTTGAAATACCGAaatacaccagagagagagagagagagagaaaggaaagatagagagaacgGAGGGAATGTTGCGTGTACTCTTCGTGTTTGCCTGAATAACTGGTGTCCCTCAGTGTCTTCTAAGAGTGTGGCTGTGGGCACTTGTGAAAACGacatatgtgtgcgtgtctttgtgagtgatcaagagtgtgtgtgtgcgttgatgTATCATTATACATGTATATTTGTTTAATTCGAATTGTCTTGCTGGCTTGCCTAAAGCCCAGGTGTGCCTTCATTGATGAGATTTATTAACAACCATCTCCAAGCTAATCAGGACTGTCTTCTTACCAATTTGCAAACACACAGCTGTCTCCTCTCAAACCTGTTACTCCCCACATTGTatgtactctgtctctctctcgctctcccagtctgtctccctctcttaccaTCTCTCGCTCACCCTCACTCTCCAAGTGTGATCGTCTAGTCTTTGAGAAATAGTGGTTGTGGATTATTTTCTGGCAACAATTGTTTTTGTGGTGCCATTAACTGcgtttgttttccctttttcaatttatctctctcttctttgtctTCGTTCCTCTGAAGGCCTGTCTTTCAGCAACAAGATAATATTATCCTCAATTGCCGGTTGGACATTTGAAAGGTCTCATTGTCTTCCAGAGAATCTTTTAAGATTGGCATCTTCCACCTAGTAGAAGTAATTCTACCTAACAAAGTGTTCAGTCATTATGTTGAAACACTGGCGttagacagaaaaaaagatggTGTTTTGTAAGTGTATAGagctaataaataaataaatgagaaTACAACAGATTTAAATTGGAAGCCTGTTTGGAAAAGTGACAAGTACCCGGTACTAACAATGGTTGTCACATTTTTGGAATCAGCTCATTGCTCTCTGTCCTCACTTCTGTTTACCCTCATCTGCATTCTGTCAGTATTTCAGTTTCCAAAATAACTTTAAGTCCCACCTTCTGTTTTGCTTTCCTCATTACATTTGCATCATGATGTCATTTTGTGCTGTTAATAGACAGATATCCATGGATACATGTTCtcgcagtgtgtgagtgtgtgtctgtgtgtgtgtctgtgtgtgtgtctgtgtgtgtgtgtacgtgtgtgtattggggAGCTAATTGGACTGTAGAGCACAGAGTACAGAGAGGAATGACTGCCTATTGGGGCTACCCGTGGGGTGTAGCTGTCAGTCAAACAGGTTTCATCACTGTTGCCAAGAGGGGATCTCTGCGCTCTATTCTTTTTTCTCTgttctctgactgtctgtcctctcaccctcctctcttcctccctctcaccctcctctcttcctccctcgcaccctcctctcttcctccctctcaccctcctctcttcctccctttcaccctcgtctcttcctccctcgcaccctcctctcttcctccctctcaccctcctctcttcctccctctcaccctcctctcttcctccctttcaccctcctctcttcctacctcgcaccctcctctcttcctccctctcaccctcctctcttcctccctctcaccctcctctcttcctccctcgcaccctcctctcttcctccctctcaccctcctctcttcctccctctcaccctactCCACACTCCCACCTTCACtgtttccatctcctctcccgcgTCATGCTTCCTGTTGATGCGTGGGGTGGGTCTTTTATTCAGTCTTTGTTGATTCCACTCCTTGTTTCTCTGTAATGATTGATGTAGCTGATGGGAGTCACAATGCTCATGTTTTTAAATGAAACACTGCCTTCCCTATCCTGGAATATCAAGCTGCTCTACACTTGGCTGGATCTGCCTGGTTAAAACGTTTACAATGGTTATGCCCAGGAGTGTTTTTAAGTATAGGGCACCAGGCTGCAGGGAGCGCCGATTTGGCCCACCATAAAAAAGTGTAAAAATCTGTTATTCTGTATGTCGTTTTAATTATTGTGAAAATAAAATCAACAACACATTAAGTCatttcttattttatttttttatcagtgAGATTATATTTTGAGATCATTTAGCGATCTCGCCTAGGGTGCCAGATTAGCTAGAAACTCTCCATGTAATGCCTGGCGTTAAGTGAGTGTTTGTATTTAAAGAGCCCTGGGCAGCCAGGTATAGTACATCTTCCAATTGTTCTGTCAGTATGACCGGGAGAACTGAAGGACTAATATGTGGTTATCATTCAGGAATCCTACTGATTACCAGTTTGTTCGttttttgacaacaaatcaaAATAATGTATAAATCAATAAACCAATTGGCCATCATTCATGTCCAACCACCTAGCTGCCTGGAGTGTGGGTATGGTATAGTTGTCTGGACAACAGAGGCTGTTAAGCAGGATTGTCAGAGCTCCATATTACCACCAGCAACACAGCCAGATTCCCAACCTGCTTTCTTCGTCTGTCTCCCACTCATCAGCATCTATAGCATCTCCCACAAGGTGCCATCTCTCTGGAACGACATGAAAGGGCCAGTACATGAACCTGCTTCCTCGCCAGCCTCTCAAACTTAGCGGCTGAGAATACCCTCCAGCTAAATTAGTTACAGTTCCTCCATGTAAAATATCATTTTGTTGTTTCCCTGACTGTTGTATTAAAGATGAGAAGAAAACAGTTCACATAACAGTTAGGTATGCATGGGTTACAATTTAAAGAACACCTGGAATGCTTATTCAATCATTTTTGTGTCGCATAATTCATGTATGGTTGTATATAGACCTACTCTCTGGCATGCTGCGTTTTCTGCATCTGACTGTGTTGGAAGATGGAAGATGAAGAGCATTACTCACATGTTGACTGCCTCAACAAAGTTTTTAAGCAATTTTTTATCATACATTTCAGAGTAAGAAATTTACTCAAAGAAGTACCTTCACACCAGGAAATATGCTTCATTTATCTGAAACATGACAGTGGAATGTCAAAGTTATGCCAAGCACTCTCAAGGCTCCACCAACCGCTAATTAAAAAAATCCAGGCTTCTCGTCCAGGCTTGAACTCATGCGATGTAACCCTGTGACTCAAAACTTTGCCATACTGTATATGAAGAAAGCAAATTAAATTGACGGCCACATGTCTAATTGTACACATAACTGGACAAGTTTCTTAGTATTACCTGGACTGCTGGAAACAGCATCAAAGGTATGTGGATCCACTACTAGAAACTAACAAGGTTTAATATCAAAGAAAAGTATCCAACCAGTGAGTGGTCCCTCTCATGCCTGAGGTAATGGGATTTGCCCTTCCATTTAATATGCCATTTGAAGATTTCCACTTGTTCATATTTTATATTCCAGCTGGGTGCTAATCTgataggaggaggaagaacaccGTAACCAACAGCCACGAATGCTCACTACAGACCAACAATGATAGATGCAACCAATTTAAATGTTGGACTCTGCAGAGTTCCATGTTCATGTTCTGGTCCAAAACTTAGAACCCTACAGAGCCAAAGATATGGGCATTAATTTCAGCAATGTCACCTTCAAGCTAATGCCATTCTTTCCGCCTTGAATATGAAACTGGAAACATTTTAATTCATGATAGATATCCAGTTATGTGGGATGCGTGAGGGCAATGCTGAATGCTGAAGTGCCACCGTCAATATGACtctgtctgtggtgtggtgggtcCATCAGCTCCTTGCTTGTGCAAGCTGTGCACCTGTCATTGGGTCTGTGTTCTGGCTCAGTGACCGCAGAGTGGAATTACAAGGCAACACATGGACAGCATAATGAAAAGGACCTGGTAGCTGTGTAGTGACCTTCCATCTGTTGTGTGTCATCCTACCACAACGTCACAGCATAGGTAAGACCTGTACAGCGTATTAATACACATAACACTTTCCCTTGCCAGGAACCAGATAATTAGCATTTTCGAGACGCAAAAGTAGCTTTCAGACCTATTATAAACCTATGAATTATAGGCCCATTAGAAAGTAATGTATTTTCAAACAGAACACTTTGTTACAGGGTACGAGCTTGTACCATTTATCATTATTGAATGCAAAATGTAAGTACCTGTTCCCGAGGTTAAAGATTTTTGTCCTACAAACATTTAGGCCCACTGTAAAATGGATAATATTATCCTAATTGTGCCTCCTATGTGCCTACGGGTGTCATTTTGGCAAATGCTCTGCTTTTAGTATTATTTTGCAAACCAGTGATCTTCAATCATGAGAACCATGTGCGGGTTCTTAAACAATGGCACATAATTGCCTATGGGGCCATTTATCAGGCAATTATCCATAATTACACCACTAGTCACCTACTAGATATATCAAAGACTCCCTCAAATGCAGGGAGGATCTGTCCTTACTATTGTTCTTGAATGTCACGGTGGAAGCATAATAAGGTGCTCAATAAATTTTATTGACAAATATTGATGAATCTTTATTGCACTGTGTGGACAATAAATGGTTCAATATCTAACCCGAACAAATAAATGTTGTGTTCTTATACTCATTTTCTTTGTCCTTGGACTAATACTGTAATTCTACAAATACTGTGCTTGCAAAGTAGATGGCTTTTCTAGGAATGCTTAGAAGCACATCtatgaaatacaaatgtatagtCTATACAATAGGTACGTTGCCAagatacaaaataaataatatagcaTGACACTTGTTACCTTTTTATTTAGTCGGGAGTGTCTACAAGAAACCATTACACTTGTACGCCAATGCCATGGCCCTGCTTAATTGCACACATCTTCAGTTTGACCTGGGATAGCATAGCCGTCGTTGTGACTGGACGTGAAGGGCATCATATCTAAGGATATCTCTGCTTCACACTCGAATTGAAGTATGGCAGGGAGGTGAAGGTTTCTTTGGTTCCGTGAAACACCGGAGAGGACTGAGACTTTGTCGAAGGGCATGTCCAAATCCTCCCCATTGTGAGCAACAATGATGGGGCGCTGAGCCGTGGTGACGGTTGGGTCTTTCTGGAGCGTGGTATCATGGTGGTACGATACTAACTCGTTGCTGAAGTCAACAGCCTCGACCGTAGACGTAGAACAATATCTATTACAACCAAGAATCGTCGAAAACGCTTTCCTGAAATCAGCATTGAATGCGTAAATCACTGGGTTCAAAGACGAATTGGCCCACCCGAACCAGACGAAAATGTTAAAGGTGGTGTTGCTAACGCACAGCGGGTCCCCAAGTTTGTTCATATCACAGAAAGGTACCATGCAATTCAGAACAAAAAACGGCAaccaacaaaacacaaacactcccatTATGATAGAAAGTGTTTTTAAAACTTTGGTTTCTTTTTTGAACGACGTTTTTAATGAGTTTTCGTCATTAGTGTGTTGCTGGTTCTGCGCGTGTTCCACCGCCCTCTCCAAAGAAGATATCCGTCGAATCTGGGTCTGCGCAATTCTGTAAATGCGTGTGTACGTTCCCACCATGATCACCACGGGGATGTAAAAACTTATTAGTGAAGAAGATATAGCATACGTCCTGTTCAGGCTTGCGTTGCACTCTTCCATCTTATCTCGGTTGTCCAGCATTGAGTTTTCTGCCTCTGCCTTGTGCCAGTTCAATTGAACtggaatgaatgaaatcaaaataGACAGCGTCCAGGCCACCCCAATCATCACGAAAGCGAATCTTTGGGTCATTTTACGCTCGTATCTGAATGGACTGGAGATTGCCCAGTATCTGTCCATACTGATGATACAAAGGTTGAGGATGGAGGCGGTGGAGCACATGATGTCGAAAGCTATCCAGGTTTCACAGAAGGCACCAAAAAGCCAGTAGCCTGCCACTTCCGACACCGCCTTCCAAGGCATTACCAGGACGGCCACGAACAGGTCAGACACCGCAAGGGAGATGACAAATGAGTTAGTCACTTTAGACCTCAGGTGTCGAAATTTTATGACCGCAGCACACACGAGTGTGTTCCCCAAAAGCGTGGAAACAATCAAAATGAAGAGGACGCACCCGGTAAGCGCACGGGCGCTGGTTCCGCCACCTGTATTATTCCTTGCATCGCCAGAGGGATGAATTTGGTTGTGGTTGTAGAACTTCTCCATTGGCATTACTTTGTAATTTTCCTTGTGCACGGTTCAAAATGTTCAGTTTCCAGAGCATCATCCAAAGCGCACGTAGGGTTGCGCTCTCCACAAGACAGTGATGTAATATGGCACTTGTCTCTTTCGCGTGCATCTATTCAGCGGACTGTAAAGTCCAGTTCATACACATATTAGAGATTGCGTTTTAACCAATTACCTCCCCTCTTGCTGCTCCATGCACCCATGCTGAAGAAACAGTAAACGAGTGTTGAACAGTCTTTCTCTGTCATTTTGTAATGGTTGGATAGCGACGCTTAGTGCTGGTTGTCGCCAGCCAATTGCGAATTCCTTTCATTTACTTTGAAGTACAGTAGGCCCAGAAGTAAGAGCAATATCTCAAATAGGCCTATGTAAAATAACGGCAAATGTGGAAAGATTCGAAATAGGGCATTTAAATATGACGCTATTATTTTACAGTGTACCGCTTTCAAAAATATAGAAGAGAACCTATTGACAGATTTCAGACCTTTTGTTGATCATCTCAAAAAATATTAAAAGTCCTGTACATGGCACGTATCCTTCTGAGTTTGCAATCTAACCAACCAGTGCAGCCCAAGTGGCAACGTCTTTCTttcgctgtccatggtgctgaaaagGAGTAGGCCTACACCTCAGACGCTTGGCTTGGAGCCCCAAAACGCATAAAGTGCATCTTGAGAgtaaaatgtaggctacatagcATAGCCTTTTTGTAATGAAAAACGAAACAACTAAAATTGTAATTGACAAGCTACTTATTGGTAAACTTTTATATTACGTGTAGTGTAATAGCTTTCAATGGACAGCAGGTGTCCTATTTTTCCTAGATTTTCCGCCTCCGCTTTTTTTTTGCGGCCAGTTGCAATTTCCCACCTTCTTCCTTCCTACGTCACTAAAATCTCAAAATGGCCACTGCTTACTGTTCAAGTAGTGGGCGGCTACCGGTTTCAGAATTAAGGAAGATATAGTGACCATACTACCGTTGGTGAACTGTCAGTCTATTTAATTTTATAATCTGACAGAATGCGCCAAAATATGCGTTAAGATATTACGGATAAAGCGTCCCACTGGGATAACGTAATCATGGTAACCACAGTAAGAACACCAAGATCCGCTCAACCTGGGCGGACAACAGCACCACAGCGGTTTAGTTGTGGGGTGGTGCGGGGAATGTGAACAACATGGAAACGTCAGGGGATGGATGTTCGCAACCGGCTTTGTCTATCAATCTCAATGACCGGGCGACCATCACATCATTGGGTCAACTGTCTGGCGACACGACGGAGTTTGCAGTTTACCAATCGAATGTCAACAAGGACGAAACCGGTTGGAGCGGCCGCAGGGATTCGTTGGAGGTAGGTGAAGGAGACGGGGACATCGGCCGGAGCTCAACAGAGTTCAGTGCTTTACGCCAGTGCACGCGTATTGACGGGAATGGGAAAATGTTGGATTTAGTTACTGAGAGCCCACCCGGGTGCATTGCGAAGGACAATGACATTTCTAAGTCATGCAATGTTAGTGGTTCTTCTTCAAACGGCTTTACTAAGTCAAACTGGGCAGAAAGAGGGGGTACGAATGGAAACGagtcctgccctgctcctggcaCCATGGAGATAGATGAGGACGGGGAAGCCCTTAATGCTCTCTCCCTATGCGATCAAATCAAGGATGCATCTGCAGATCCGTGTGGCCTAAACGCTGTGACAAAGTCTCACACCGAAGATTCACTGATTAAATCGTATAAAGGTCAGCTTGCAGACAGGAGCAGTCCCGAAGGAATTCTGAA includes:
- the drd6b gene encoding D(5)-like dopamine receptor; amino-acid sequence: MEKFYNHNQIHPSGDARNNTGGGTSARALTGCVLFILIVSTLLGNTLVCAAVIKFRHLRSKVTNSFVISLAVSDLFVAVLVMPWKAVSEVAGYWLFGAFCETWIAFDIMCSTASILNLCIISMDRYWAISSPFRYERKMTQRFAFVMIGVAWTLSILISFIPVQLNWHKAEAENSMLDNRDKMEECNASLNRTYAISSSLISFYIPVVIMVGTYTRIYRIAQTQIRRISSLERAVEHAQNQQHTNDENSLKTSFKKETKVLKTLSIIMGVFVFCWLPFFVLNCMVPFCDMNKLGDPLCVSNTTFNIFVWFGWANSSLNPVIYAFNADFRKAFSTILGCNRYCSTSTVEAVDFSNELVSYHHDTTLQKDPTVTTAQRPIIVAHNGEDLDMPFDKVSVLSGVSRNQRNLHLPAILQFECEAEISLDMMPFTSSHNDGYAIPGQTEDVCN